In Variovorax paradoxus, a single genomic region encodes these proteins:
- a CDS encoding TetR/AcrR family transcriptional regulator has translation MSTRTPTTKRGALRAAAPASAAVAAETVRPDRKHAILLAAEKLFARHGYHVVTIRQIAEEAGVPLALVGYYYGQKHELFHAIFEHWGHTIEERLAGLAALTLDPEDVRTLPRIIEAFTAPVLALRASAEGEYYALLVARELYHATEEADRVLRGYFDPLAEAYIDALHIALPHATRSQVAWGYQFALGSLLHHLNDSRIERLSRGENKRADPAVAPMLVNFIVGGLRAALPRPKAARNPSTKTTPRRQKT, from the coding sequence ATGAGCACCCGCACACCGACCACCAAGCGCGGCGCCCTGCGCGCCGCTGCACCTGCCTCCGCAGCAGTCGCCGCCGAGACTGTCCGCCCCGACCGCAAGCACGCCATCCTGCTGGCGGCCGAGAAACTTTTTGCGCGGCACGGCTACCACGTGGTGACGATCCGCCAGATCGCCGAGGAGGCCGGCGTGCCGCTGGCGCTGGTGGGCTACTACTACGGCCAGAAGCACGAGCTGTTTCACGCCATCTTCGAGCACTGGGGCCACACCATCGAGGAACGGCTGGCCGGCCTGGCCGCCCTGACCCTCGACCCCGAGGACGTGCGCACCCTGCCCCGCATCATCGAAGCCTTCACCGCGCCCGTGCTGGCGCTGCGCGCGAGCGCCGAGGGCGAGTACTACGCGCTGCTGGTGGCGCGCGAGCTCTACCACGCGACCGAGGAAGCCGACCGCGTGCTGCGCGGCTACTTCGACCCGCTGGCTGAGGCCTACATCGACGCGCTGCACATCGCGCTGCCGCACGCCACGCGCAGCCAGGTCGCCTGGGGCTACCAGTTCGCGCTGGGCTCGCTGCTGCACCACCTGAACGACAGCCGCATCGAACGGCTCTCGCGCGGCGAGAACAAGCGCGCCGACCCGGCCGTGGCGCCGATGCTCGTGAACTTCATCGTCGGCGGACTGCGCGCCGCGCTGCCCCGGCCGAAGGCGGCCAGGAATCCATCCACGAAAACCACCCCACGGAGACAGAAGACATGA